DNA sequence from the Daphnia pulex isolate KAP4 chromosome 8, ASM2113471v1 genome:
GCTGGGCGCTGCTGCCTGAAGCCCTGGGAGTCGACTTGGGGGGCTGTGTACAGGGACTTTCTACTCTCGTCTCTGGGAGCTTAAGAGCTGCTGGACTCGTTGGCTATATTATCCATTGtatgtttgtcttttgttcTCAGCTGAGTGCACGCCATCatcccgcacacacacacggagaaTATGTGGAGAATAGCAGAGTCTACATCAGTTGAGAGATAAAGTATATAtaagtataaatatataccgTGAGGGAATTCTGACGCTGCCCAGCGCGCGCGCTGGCCAAAAAGGACGAAACGCTACTAGACTTGTACGTGGAATAATAACAGACAATAAGAGCGTAAGAAAATGGATGGAAAAGCTAATAAATAAGAGAGTAGGACATAACACAAAAATCAGAGCAgagaatcatttttttttggtttctggTTGGCCGGTGGCCAGCAACCAGAGAGTAAGAGAGGAAAACATCATATTTATCCAGAGTCTCCCTTTTAATAAAGAGCTGCCGAATAACTAAGTCTGCGCTGTACCGAGCTATACACCCGCGCTTTTCATCACGTGGACATTCTGCTTCTTTATATTTCCCGCCTGTCTCCTTTCCTTACTCTTATATATAATGTGTAGCCTACAGTAAATATCTGACGGACAAGTATACACATGACAACCGACCGTTCAAATATGCCGCGCATGAATGCGGATGACGGCGGCGACTCTTTATCGTAATAGACTACAACAAATCTttggttttctcatttaatcGATTCcgtttctctattttttttttggcgcagaatttgaaaaatcaaatcatgaCGACCAATCTGTGGGTGGAGCaggtaaatcaaaattatagCCACTCTTTTGCCCTAATGGATGTAAAACCTCGGGTCGTATTAATCAACCGCTTGTTTTCGCATATTACAGTATTGGTACGACTACAAGTTGCAATGGAATCCGGCGGATTATGGAGGCGTCGACATGCTCAACATCCCCTCGGAGAACATTTGGCGACCGGATATCGTCCTTTACAACAAGTAAGTGGCCCGATTTCCATCGAATCAAATCATATCAAAGTGAATGAATAACTACGTTcaatataaatcaaaaaatcataACGAGAATAATAATCCGATTGATCTTCTCGCCACCGCCGCTAAAAGTGCCGACGGCAACTTTGAGGTGACGCTGTCGACCAAAGCCACCATGTACCACAGCGGGCTGATTGAGTGGAAGCCGCCGGCCATCTACAAATCGAGTTGCGAGATCGATGTCGAGTATTTCCCGTTCGACGAACAAACGTGCGTGCTCAAATTCGGCAGTTGGACATACGACGGGTTCCAGGTCCGTTTTTTGACAACAGCACCCCAAAACCCCTTTTGAGATCTGAGAGCGacgattttccttttgatggTTATACACCTATGAAATACGATTGGTGGggtatttgttttgttttcccggTGGGTTTGTCCAGGTGGATCTGCGCCATTTGGAGGAGAAATTCGGATCGACGGTGGTGGAGATGGGCGTCGATTTGAGCGAGTTCTACATGTCGGTCGAATGGGACATCCTGGCCGTGCCGGCCACCCGCAACATGAAATTCTATACGTGCTGCGACGAGCCCTATTTAGACATCACGTTCAACATCACCATGAGGCGAAAGACCCTGTTCTACACCGTCAATCTCATCATCCCTTGCATCGGCATCACATTCCTCACCGTCCTCGTCTTCTATTTGCCATCCGATTCCGGCGAGAAGGTACGACGCTAATCAAAATCCCTCACCCATCCACCCCGCCTATAGTCTATTTCGCATCTAATACGTGACTTATTCCGGTTGacgtggtggtgatggtgattcCAGGTGAGCTTGGCCATATCGATCCTCCTGTCATTGACCGTGTTCTTCCTCCTGCTGGCCGAGATTATTCCGCCCACCAGTTTGGTGGTGCCGCTCCTGGGCAAGTTCGTCCTCTTCACCATGATCCTCGACACGTTTAGGTGagccccccaccccacccttttattttttgttacccTTTGCCCCTCGAGTGCTAATTGACTCGAGGGCGTGTCTCTGTCGATATGCGCACCGTGGAATAATAATTATCGAGAGATgtggccttttcttttcttgtctgaCATGATCGTCGCACAGCATCTGCGTGACTGTCGTCGTGCTGAACGTGCACTTTCGCTCGCCGCAGACGCACACAATGTCGCCGTGGGTGCGCCGGGTGTTCATCCACATTTTGCCGAGGTTACTGATCATGCGCCGACCGCTCTACGCCAAATTCAGGTGATGAACCCCCCCAAAAGTCGtttccaattgattttgtCACTTTGGGTGGCTGGCCTGTGCCTTTTTGATCGGCCCATCCGCTACAACGCTTTCAAGGTTGTTTTCGCTGCCAAATCGATCGGTTATTGTCCGTCCATCAGCTCCAATCCGCGGATGAATTCGCTCATTTACCGCTCGTGCCACAATGGCATCATCGAGTCGGGCGACTACTGGAACCAGCAGGGACTCGAGCACCACAGCTGCACTCGCTCCTCCACCGAATTGTTCGATTCGACGGCCGATTTGAACGCGTCACGGTCGACAAAGGACGAAATCTTTTCCAGGTTGGATCTCTTCTCATTTCGTTTTCATCCGCCATTGATTTCAAACGAGCTGGCAGTAGCTGAGCGCTGCCATTCTAAAtctaaaataacattttttcggTCCTTCCGTCAAAACCAACTCGACTTGACCCATCGATACAAATCGACTCGATCCAGAGATATCGCCAGTTCCATGTTCAACGGTCCGTGTCAGCTTCACGGCAGCGCCGGCTTTCTATcggcggcgacggcggcggcggatgcTGACGACGCGCTCCTTACGCCCACTGGCTCCTCATCGCGCTATGTCAATTCGGGCGCCATCACCGGAATACCGGCCGCTGCACCTCCTcctaccaccaccacgacgactactaccgctgctgctgctgctgctgcccacaCGACTGCTGGCCAACAACATCCGCATGGGCTGCGGCCGAGATCATCGGCAGCCGGAGCGGCAGCGGTCCCGCCCTGTCTGTCGGATCTGCCGCAACCATGCTCGGCCGATCGCTGTCTGATGAGCCCTGGACTGACTTGTCCCGACGTCTACATGGCACTGGAAGGAGTCCAGTTTTTGGCTGAGCACACGCGTCGGGAGCAATACACCATTAGGGTAcgagtgtgtctgtgtgtgtgtgtctattctctctttctccccatttcattttcttttgacggagagaaaaagagaagaaagcaaaaggaaaaaatggggaTAAAAGAATCTTTCTTTCGTGTTTGTGTGCGTGTAGTGACTACTGCTACATTTAATAATGCAGCAGTAGAGAATCTACAGTAGCAGCAGTTCAGTCGCTTTATAGTAAATATCGAttgaatttcgttttctttctgttaTCAAAAAGGATCTGAGACTGTCCTTTGATCTTGCATTGATTCTTTTgctttcctgtttttcttgttggttggAGCGCCTTCTAAAAATAGGcctctctttttcaattcttttcttttcttttctgtctatTTCGCTTGTGGACAAGTTGTGAACTCCCCGAGGTTGATCGGTTTGATtcttggtatttttctttggctctaTACTTGCCATTCGGCTGTCGGATGCATCAGGTCCGAGAGGATTGGAAGTATGTGGCCATGGTCCTGGATCGGCTCTTCTTGTGGATTTTCACGACGGCCGTCCTACTCGGCACGGCGGCCATTATCCTACAAGCGCCCACTTTGTACGACGATCGTATTCCGATCGATATCAGACTGTCGGAAATCGCTGCCGGAGCGCTGGGCAAAGGAGCCGCTACGGTCGCCGCTACTCCGCCGTCTGCCGTCTGAAATtcacttttgtcttttctttccaattcttttgttttcgggaATTTTCTTCCATTCCTTTCTGCTCCTTACTCCCAATTTTACCGTTTGTTTCATCGACATTGTTCAGACTTTGACTCCCGACAAGAGAACGTCTGATATGGCCCACCCCGGTTGTGTGGTGCATATTACCAGGCGGCAGTCACGTTATTAATTATTGAGCAATTCAAATCATCCCCTGCGACCAACCTCCCCCACCACCCATGTCAATCCCATCACACCGTCCCTGGTTTTTCTTACCTCCTCCCTTTGATCACGTCCTAATTGTCATTTGCGTGTACATAGATATTAAGCTGTTAGCTCATCAGTCATCGTTACCAATCTCTTGACGATTGTTTTTAGATAAAATTTATCATcggaagacaaaaaataaaatagaaaaaaaattcaaattggatggggggaaaaaaaagaagaagattctacCGCCGGTATGTgtgcgcgcgtgtgtgtgtgtttatcaTGTATGTAACAAGAAAAATGCATTCACCCGCCATGTTCAACcataacaataatttaaaaaataaaacacacacacatcaaaatttcccaaaaccaacaagaaaataaaaataaaaaagatattcggGAAAACGCAAAAAAATCGACGCGATTTTAACatgatatatataaataaatatatataactgtGTACATAGAACTTAAATTTTTCCCGCGAATGTATTCAAATATTTGGgatggttgatttttttaaattttgatcatttcttattttattagttttcatctcgcaatattttcttttctttttttttctggagggGGGGATTCCAATCGTCAACAAGATTCAAATACACAACAGACACAGAATAATGAATAAACGTTTCCATTTTTCCTATCTAGCCCTATATCTCCCCTCAACAATTTGTGTTTCAGTGTTTGTCGCCcttaataatcaaataacgcaatcaaaatcaaaccgAATCAATTCAAGAGGATAGTATTGGTAAGAGTGGTTGGTTGGATAGTATAGGTATTTTCCGGTAGTGTCTTGTCAAAACATTTGGTGAGAACGCTACTATcactgttgttgctgttgatgtCGCCCCTATCTCTCCGcaattttcatcaaatcaaaaattcaattttctgttATCCCTCCCTACAATGTTCGACATCATCAACCCCGCGGCGGGGGGCTTTACGGAATAATGATAACCACCGTCGTTAGTGATTTGCATAGTAGCCTGGTGCATTGCAACGGGGAAAGATggaacccaaaaaattgggaaaataaacGAGGGAGGAATATCAAATAATCCAGCGTGATGGAAGAGGGCTCACAACATGTACATTACGAGAAATAACATAAACATTTCCTTGACATATATAGTATCagtcattatttttgtttttatttgtttttttattatttaatttttggggttttacaTCTATGGTAGTAAAAAtctatcatcatcatttccttttttaaaatctccaAATAAGTTGTGAAAAATGGCCTATCTATATACAAGATTCGCAACGCCGGTGTACACAACAGTAGTATAAATACTatggaatcaaaaagaaaattaaacaaaaaacagagcGCGGACAACTGAGCGATGatttcgattcttttcttcttcttctttctggtttgttcagttgttgttgttgttgttgctttgtATAGGACTACAAGCTATGGTATACACAGAgggacagagagagagagagtgctgCATGTGTATAGTTTTTAAGGATCCTTCCAGCGCTCTTTAAAAAGGATTCTTATTCTGCTGGTGCCGATTCCTGACCGTGCTGAAGATCTCAGACAGTTGCTTGTCGATGGGCTCGCGGTCGTCGTAGAGCGAAGGCGCCTGTAGAATGATGGCAGCCGTTCCTACCAGGACGGCCAGAGTAAATATCCAGAGGAAAAGACGGTCCAGCACCATGGCCACGTACTTCCAATCCTCGCggaccttttttttcgggtcgACGTCGTGTTGTTATTTCACGCCCAGGAGAAAAAGGACGagtgaaagaaagagagaaagagaaatcaataaataaacagagaaacaaaaaagagcaaCAGCTGGGTGACATCACAAAGTGTCTGCTGCCGTACTGCCAAAGCGTCGACAAGCCACAGACAGTTGAACGAGAGAGGCAGTGGTGCCATTTGCCTTTGACTCGGCTGATAAACTCCAGCTGGTGTACCGATTTTTCTCCCGTTGGCCCCAAATAAAATATCGGTGCCAACAGGCAATCCATTGACTTTTGCGGTTAAATGAGCAGCTAgcgcgaaacaaaaaagtgcggaaaaactttcaatttcaatga
Encoded proteins:
- the LOC124200475 gene encoding acetylcholine receptor subunit alpha-like, producing MVAHHRSSESTSSGRGRTTTTTTTTSVTIFLILTCGAMVAESNPDAKRLYDDLLSNYNKLVRPVANVSDALTVKIKLKLSQLIDVNLKNQIMTTNLWVEQYWYDYKLQWNPADYGGVDMLNIPSENIWRPDIVLYNNADGNFEVTLSTKATMYHSGLIEWKPPAIYKSSCEIDVEYFPFDEQTCVLKFGSWTYDGFQVDLRHLEEKFGSTVVEMGVDLSEFYMSVEWDILAVPATRNMKFYTCCDEPYLDITFNITMRRKTLFYTVNLIIPCIGITFLTVLVFYLPSDSGEKVSLAISILLSLTVFFLLLAEIIPPTSLVVPLLGKFVLFTMILDTFSICVTVVVLNVHFRSPQTHTMSPWVRRVFIHILPRLLIMRRPLYAKFSSNPRMNSLIYRSCHNGIIESGDYWNQQGLEHHSCTRSSTELFDSTADLNASRSTKDEIFSRDIASSMFNGPCQLHGSAGFLSAATAAADADDALLTPTGSSSRYVNSGAITGIPAAAPPPTTTTTTTTAAAAAAAHTTAGQQHPHGLRPRSSAAGAAAVPPCLSDLPQPCSADRCLMSPGLTCPDVYMALEGVQFLAEHTRREQYTIRVREDWKYVAMVLDRLFLWIFTTAVLLGTAAIILQAPTLYDDRIPIDIRLSEIAAGALGKGAATVAATPPSAV